One window from the genome of Halodesulfovibrio sp. MK-HDV encodes:
- a CDS encoding SulP family inorganic anion transporter has product MRSHAIFSRRTFRPALLTTLTSGYTLSQFVKDVVSGSTVGIVALPLAMAFAIASGCSPEKGLFTAIVAGFIISAIGGSRFQIGGPTGAFVVIVAGIIARHGYEGLVVATGMAGIILLVMGFCGLGRLLKFIPYPVTTGFTTGIALLIFTTQIKDLLGLKLMDLPASFIPKVTTLVQASPTAHIDSITVAGITIVTIYLTRKLFPRFPSHIAGILAASAVAIIGGLDVSTIGTRFGGIPAELPTFALPANIPSLVITMLPDALTIALLAAIESLLSAVVADGMTGERHHSSTELIGQGIANIASSFFGGIPATGAIARTATNIRAGAFSPVSGMVHAIVLALFVKFFAPVASAIPLASLAGVLTYVAWDMSELPKFVHILRAPKSDAAVMLCTFLLTVLVDLTVGVQFGVVLAALLLIGRISDATQFQNWERTKAAPVKHAPSWDSEIEVYEINGPFFFGCADRFSQTFSLMRKPPRAIIFRMRHVHTIDATALHAIELVLLQMQQLNVHVMFSGVDPSIQKQMVRFGLLSFISNDDICHSFGTAWSKAHKLVDETSASPTVKPAVA; this is encoded by the coding sequence GTGCGTTCACACGCTATTTTTAGCAGGCGAACTTTTCGGCCTGCTCTACTCACTACTCTCACATCCGGCTATACTCTTTCGCAATTTGTCAAAGATGTCGTTTCTGGTTCAACAGTAGGTATTGTTGCCCTGCCGTTAGCCATGGCATTTGCAATTGCCAGTGGCTGTTCCCCTGAAAAAGGACTTTTTACAGCCATCGTAGCCGGCTTCATTATTTCCGCAATTGGCGGTTCTCGCTTCCAAATTGGTGGCCCTACAGGGGCATTTGTTGTTATTGTTGCAGGAATCATAGCCAGACACGGGTATGAGGGGCTTGTAGTAGCTACAGGTATGGCGGGCATAATCTTACTTGTTATGGGCTTTTGCGGATTGGGCAGGTTGCTCAAATTCATTCCGTACCCTGTGACTACCGGCTTCACCACCGGTATCGCTCTGCTGATTTTTACAACGCAGATAAAAGACTTACTCGGGCTAAAGTTAATGGATCTTCCGGCGTCGTTTATCCCAAAGGTAACGACGTTAGTGCAGGCATCACCTACTGCACATATAGACTCTATTACTGTTGCGGGCATCACTATTGTAACAATATATCTTACCCGTAAGCTCTTCCCAAGATTTCCGTCGCATATTGCAGGTATTTTAGCCGCATCTGCTGTGGCAATCATAGGCGGTCTGGATGTTTCAACTATTGGAACACGCTTTGGCGGCATTCCGGCAGAACTGCCTACCTTTGCGCTGCCGGCAAATATTCCTTCACTCGTTATTACCATGCTTCCTGATGCCCTCACCATTGCTCTGCTGGCAGCCATTGAATCTCTCTTAAGTGCTGTTGTGGCTGACGGTATGACTGGTGAACGCCATCACTCATCCACCGAACTCATTGGTCAGGGTATTGCAAACATCGCATCATCCTTCTTCGGCGGCATTCCAGCTACAGGTGCAATTGCCCGAACCGCTACCAATATTCGTGCGGGCGCATTCTCACCGGTATCCGGCATGGTTCACGCTATTGTGCTTGCATTATTTGTTAAATTTTTTGCTCCGGTTGCTTCTGCAATTCCACTTGCCAGCCTTGCCGGTGTCCTCACATATGTTGCATGGGATATGAGTGAACTGCCAAAATTCGTTCATATTCTCCGTGCTCCAAAATCAGATGCTGCAGTTATGCTTTGCACATTCCTGCTTACTGTTCTTGTAGACCTCACTGTAGGTGTACAGTTTGGCGTTGTGTTAGCGGCACTGCTTCTTATTGGACGCATCAGTGACGCAACTCAATTCCAAAACTGGGAACGAACAAAAGCTGCTCCGGTAAAACATGCTCCATCGTGGGACAGTGAAATTGAAGTCTATGAAATCAATGGCCCATTCTTCTTTGGTTGTGCCGATCGTTTCTCACAGACATTCTCTTTGATGCGCAAGCCACCACGAGCCATTATTTTTAGAATGCGCCATGTTCATACAATTGATGCTACGGCGTTACACGCAATTGAACTGGTACTGCTCCAAATGCAGCAATTGAATGTACACGTGATGTTCTCCGGTGTTGATCCTTCCATTCAAAAACAAATGGTACGATTTGGCTTGTTGTCTTTTATTAGCAATGACGACATCTGCCATTCCTTTGGAACAGCATGGTCTAAAGCACACAAACTTGTTGATGAAACGAGTGCATCACCTACTGTAAAGCCTGCCGTAGCGTAG
- the proX gene encoding glycine betaine/L-proline ABC transporter substrate-binding protein ProX: MFKKILLALLIVSMSVPAFAFSDKPGEGITIKPARATWTTGYFHSIIIEKGLRELGYTVKKSKELPVALFFKTLSLGDVDYWPNGWFPLYDNYLEKFKDSISPIGYVLKKQALQGYLVDKEHADKLNIKSLEDFKRPEVRRAFDKDGDGKADLTGAPHGWENVKVIDMHIDKYGLKDHVEQVSASYEAAMAANIAAYKSGEPIFYYTWTPSWTIYKLIPGKDVVWINVPHNIPNTGSKEELALMRLHEVEGAVSNPIDMGFSVADIRVVANNNFLAQNPPARKFLELFTIDLSDLSEEYTKLMEGEKSQRDIERHADEWIENNQVLWNSWLTQARRTIR, from the coding sequence ATGTTTAAAAAGATTTTACTCGCCCTACTTATTGTATCCATGTCTGTTCCCGCATTTGCATTTAGCGACAAGCCGGGTGAAGGAATTACCATCAAACCTGCTCGCGCCACATGGACAACAGGTTACTTTCACTCGATTATCATCGAAAAAGGACTTCGCGAGCTGGGGTATACCGTTAAAAAATCCAAAGAGCTTCCAGTAGCACTGTTCTTTAAAACGCTCTCACTGGGTGATGTAGACTACTGGCCAAATGGTTGGTTCCCACTCTACGACAACTATCTGGAAAAATTTAAAGATTCAATTTCTCCGATTGGCTATGTCTTAAAAAAACAAGCTCTGCAGGGATATCTTGTCGATAAAGAACATGCTGACAAACTGAATATTAAATCACTGGAAGATTTCAAACGTCCTGAAGTTCGCAGAGCTTTTGATAAAGACGGAGATGGCAAAGCAGACCTTACCGGTGCCCCTCACGGATGGGAAAACGTTAAAGTTATCGATATGCATATCGACAAATATGGCCTGAAAGATCATGTCGAACAGGTAAGCGCATCGTATGAAGCTGCTATGGCGGCGAATATTGCGGCTTACAAGAGCGGAGAGCCAATTTTTTACTACACATGGACTCCAAGCTGGACCATCTATAAATTGATTCCTGGCAAAGACGTTGTATGGATTAACGTTCCGCACAACATTCCGAACACTGGCTCCAAAGAAGAGCTCGCTTTAATGCGTTTGCATGAAGTAGAAGGCGCTGTATCCAATCCTATTGATATGGGCTTTAGTGTTGCTGATATCCGTGTCGTAGCGAACAATAACTTTCTTGCACAAAACCCGCCTGCTAGAAAATTTTTAGAGCTTTTCACCATCGACTTGAGTGACCTCAGTGAAGAATACACAAAACTCATGGAAGGCGAAAAATCTCAGCGTGATATTGAGCGTCATGCTGATGAATGGATTGAAAACAATCAAGTTCTTTGGAACAGCTGGCTTACTCAAGCCCGACGCACCATAAGATAA
- a CDS encoding amino acid permease produces MKSQSLDAVCVVAGTTIGAGMLGLPMAIGFLGFKISMVLLLVMWALAFYTSLLLLEVNLQVGAGLNVNMMVKKVLGRWGQVIAVVCLTFLLYAVLVAYVTAMGGIIARAIGVNADPISTGACSVGFAAAMAVIIYLGTNAIVRFNSVIFLSMLGAMAIAFATLSTTVDVNVLMNATPDYKYLVGAIPVLFASFSFHFCIPSITTVVGTNTRQLIRIMFWGTLLPLLCYMLWLFLSLGSVPMDQIVNMSGSVDSLIKSMCNGSVVVQTILSVFAAFALITSFFGVALSLFDLTAETLRRGDTGKERMGTTLIVFVPVVIASLLAPGGFIAALAHAGAALAVICILLPCAMSYKLRREAKVAAQQLVYMTPGGSMGIATAAVCGVVILVANYV; encoded by the coding sequence ATGAAGTCTCAATCTCTGGATGCAGTATGTGTTGTAGCTGGCACCACTATCGGTGCGGGAATGCTTGGTTTGCCAATGGCAATCGGCTTCCTGGGCTTCAAAATCAGCATGGTACTGCTTCTGGTCATGTGGGCTCTGGCATTCTACACTTCGCTTCTCTTGCTTGAGGTTAACCTTCAGGTCGGAGCTGGTTTAAACGTAAATATGATGGTTAAGAAAGTTCTTGGCAGATGGGGGCAGGTAATTGCCGTTGTTTGTCTGACTTTTCTTCTCTACGCTGTACTTGTTGCGTACGTGACCGCAATGGGTGGTATTATTGCCCGTGCTATTGGCGTTAATGCTGACCCTATCAGTACAGGAGCTTGCTCCGTTGGATTCGCAGCAGCAATGGCTGTTATTATATATTTAGGTACAAACGCAATTGTACGTTTTAACAGCGTAATTTTCTTAAGTATGCTTGGTGCAATGGCTATTGCATTTGCAACATTAAGTACCACTGTAGACGTTAATGTGCTGATGAATGCCACACCTGATTACAAGTATCTTGTGGGTGCTATCCCGGTACTCTTTGCATCTTTCTCGTTCCACTTCTGTATTCCAAGTATCACCACTGTTGTGGGCACAAACACCAGACAGCTTATTCGCATCATGTTTTGGGGTACGTTGCTTCCACTGTTATGCTACATGCTCTGGTTATTCCTGTCCCTTGGCAGTGTGCCAATGGATCAGATTGTAAACATGAGTGGCAGTGTAGATTCTCTTATCAAATCTATGTGCAACGGCTCTGTGGTAGTTCAAACTATTCTGTCTGTCTTTGCAGCTTTTGCGCTGATTACATCATTTTTTGGCGTAGCACTTTCTTTGTTCGATCTGACTGCGGAAACCCTTCGTCGTGGTGATACTGGCAAAGAACGTATGGGGACAACCCTTATTGTGTTTGTTCCGGTTGTGATTGCTTCATTACTTGCGCCGGGCGGCTTTATCGCAGCACTTGCCCATGCCGGAGCAGCTCTTGCAGTTATCTGTATCCTGTTACCGTGTGCGATGAGCTACAAACTTCGTCGTGAGGCAAAAGTAGCAGCACAGCAGCTTGTATACATGACTCCTGGTGGCAGCATGGGGATCGCAACAGCAGCTGTATGCGGTGTTGTAATTCTTGTTGCCAACTACGTGTAA
- a CDS encoding proline/glycine betaine ABC transporter permease, whose protein sequence is MFNEQVIPMDIWISDGVNWLVDNHRAFFLKLKWPVEQTLNALDHGLNALHPAIIIIAVLLLAWKIAGWRISLFSGLSLVLIGLLGLWEATMTTMAMVLSSVIFCVIAGVPLGIYAGRSNRFEQIMRPMLDAMQTTPSFVYLVPIVMLFSIGNAAGVLATIIFALPPIIRLTSLGIRQVPRELIEAAEAFGATNRQILVKVQIPLAMPTILAGLNQTIMMALSMVVVAALIGAGGLGSPVILGLNSLDIGLAAIGGISIVLMAVMLDRITQAAAQKKK, encoded by the coding sequence ATGTTTAACGAACAAGTTATTCCAATGGATATCTGGATCTCAGACGGCGTCAACTGGCTTGTGGATAACCACAGAGCTTTTTTTCTCAAACTTAAATGGCCTGTTGAACAGACTCTTAATGCACTGGACCACGGGCTTAACGCCTTGCATCCTGCAATAATAATCATCGCTGTGCTCCTACTGGCATGGAAAATTGCCGGATGGAGAATTTCCCTTTTTTCAGGACTCTCTCTCGTTCTTATCGGCCTACTTGGCTTATGGGAAGCGACCATGACTACCATGGCCATGGTTCTTTCTTCAGTAATCTTTTGTGTTATTGCCGGCGTTCCTCTTGGAATCTATGCAGGGCGTAGTAACCGATTTGAGCAAATCATGCGGCCTATGCTTGACGCCATGCAAACGACACCATCATTTGTCTACCTAGTACCGATTGTTATGCTCTTTTCCATCGGCAATGCTGCTGGTGTACTAGCTACAATTATCTTTGCGCTTCCACCAATCATTCGACTCACATCACTGGGTATCCGACAGGTTCCGCGAGAACTTATTGAAGCCGCTGAAGCTTTTGGAGCAACGAATCGACAAATCTTAGTAAAAGTACAAATCCCCCTTGCCATGCCGACTATTTTGGCTGGGCTTAATCAGACTATTATGATGGCTCTTTCCATGGTTGTTGTTGCTGCTCTTATTGGCGCAGGTGGACTGGGATCGCCAGTAATTCTCGGACTAAACTCCCTTGATATTGGCCTTGCTGCAATCGGTGGTATCAGTATCGTTCTTATGGCTGTTATGCTTGACCGCATTACACAAGCTGCAGCCCAGAAAAAGAAATAA
- the proV gene encoding glycine betaine/L-proline ABC transporter ATP-binding protein ProV, producing the protein MSSQKVMLEVQNLTKIFGTNPKRALPLLEKGLTKDEILQKTGLTVGVHDASFTVYEGEIFVIMGLSGSGKSTLVRMLNRLIEPNAGSVSMHGKNITEMTHDELVQFRLHNMSMVFQSFALMPHLSVLDNAAFGLELAGVPKKERSKRALESLEQVGLAGWEKSSPDQLSGGMQQRVGLARGLAVDPEIMLMDEAFSALDPLIRTEMQDELLMLQEKYRRTIIFISHDLNEALRIGDRIGIMQGGKIIQVGTPEDVLQNPANDYVKAFFKGVDPTSVLSAKDIASKNHPTIIITKGGNLRTTHEILSASERDYAFVLDPQHKLQGVVSTDSILEKLKEKNPESTLRDAFLPGIKVVNEDDTMQEILPLVAQTASPVPVLDSNKKFKGVVSKTRFLNTLHRSGESSEILESYTI; encoded by the coding sequence ATGTCATCCCAAAAGGTGATGCTTGAAGTACAAAATCTCACTAAAATCTTTGGCACGAACCCAAAACGGGCTCTACCACTCCTAGAAAAAGGGCTTACTAAAGACGAAATACTCCAAAAAACCGGCTTAACAGTTGGAGTACACGATGCATCTTTCACCGTGTATGAAGGAGAAATTTTTGTCATTATGGGGCTTTCCGGCTCCGGCAAATCAACCCTTGTCCGTATGTTAAACCGGTTAATTGAACCAAACGCCGGAAGCGTCTCAATGCATGGTAAAAATATTACCGAAATGACGCACGACGAACTGGTTCAATTCCGGCTCCACAACATGAGTATGGTATTCCAATCCTTCGCACTCATGCCTCACCTGTCAGTCCTAGACAATGCCGCATTCGGACTTGAACTTGCCGGAGTTCCTAAAAAAGAGCGATCTAAACGCGCCCTTGAATCATTAGAACAAGTGGGACTCGCTGGATGGGAAAAATCCAGTCCTGATCAACTTAGTGGTGGTATGCAACAGAGGGTAGGCTTAGCTCGCGGTCTTGCAGTTGATCCTGAAATCATGCTTATGGATGAAGCTTTTTCTGCGCTTGATCCACTCATCCGTACTGAAATGCAAGATGAACTGCTGATGCTTCAAGAAAAATATCGCCGAACTATCATATTTATTTCGCATGACCTAAACGAAGCGCTCCGCATCGGAGATCGAATAGGCATAATGCAAGGCGGAAAAATTATTCAGGTGGGCACTCCGGAAGATGTTCTTCAAAATCCCGCCAATGATTACGTAAAAGCATTCTTTAAAGGCGTTGACCCTACAAGTGTACTCAGTGCAAAAGATATCGCCTCCAAAAACCACCCTACCATCATCATTACAAAGGGTGGAAACCTGCGCACTACCCATGAAATATTGAGTGCCAGCGAGCGTGACTATGCATTTGTTCTCGATCCTCAGCATAAATTGCAGGGTGTGGTTTCAACAGATTCTATCCTCGAAAAATTAAAAGAGAAAAATCCGGAAAGCACTCTGCGTGATGCCTTCCTTCCAGGCATCAAAGTCGTCAACGAAGATGACACAATGCAGGAAATTCTGCCCCTTGTTGCGCAAACCGCAAGCCCCGTTCCTGTTTTAGACAGCAATAAGAAATTTAAAGGGGTTGTCTCAAAAACACGTTTTCTTAATACATTACACCGCAGTGGTGAGAGTTCTGAAATTTTAGAATCTTATACTATATAA